GGCCTGCGTCCGTACGGGTACATGGACGACGGCAGCACGCCGCCGGGCGCCAAGTACCTGAAGGTCATCTCCGTGGCGGGTGGCAAGGCGGGCACCGTCTTCGTCGGCTACGAGGGCATGCCTGGCAAGGGCTCCGAGCACTGCGAGAACAACTGGGACGGCCCCAGCCCCGACCCCGCGCGCTACAAGAGCGGTGACGCGGACAAGGTGTCGCTCAACGGCGACGGCACGCTGGACGTCATCCACTACGACATCTTCTCCGGCCCCAACGTGGTGGCCGCGGAGCGCCGCGGGCGCGAGAAGCTCTGCAACATCCTGCGGCTGCGCTACGACAAGCACACCAACAGCATCTGGTTCGGCGGCAACCACGGCTTCGCGCGCGGCAACGCGGAGTTCCAGGGCGCGCCCATGTGCAACGGCCAGCTCAACTGCACCGGCGTGTTCGAGCACGTGCACCCGCACGTCAACGCGCTGGACGCCAACGGCCGGGTGATTCTGCTGACGGACGCGTACTACGGCGTGGCGGTGGACCCGGGCGGCGACGTCTGGTTCGGCGGCTCGGACCGCACCACGCGCTTCCGCTACGGCACGCTGGGCGGCAACTTCTGGCGCGCGCAGACGGGCTCGGAGAACGACTCCAGCAACAAGCTGGATTTGTGGCCGGACGCCAAGCCCGAGTACTCGAAGCCCGCCGAGCGCGTGCCGGACAACATCTCCGGCGCGGTGGTGGCCAACGACGGCACGGTGTGGCTGAGCTCCTTCAGCAACGGCCTGGTGCGCATCGACGCGAACGGCGCGGTGCTGGGGCACCTGAGCAAGGGCTCGGGGCTGGTGGACAAGTACCTGTCCGCGCTCGGCAAGGACCCGTCCGACGGCAGCATCTGGACGGGCGCGTCGTGGGGCGGCGGCCTGTCGCGCGTCAAGGGCGGCAACATCACGAACCATGGCCTGGACGTGTTCGGTCGCCGCTACGGGATGTCCCGGGTCAGCGACATCCAGGCGGATGCTTCCGGCGGTGGCCGGCGGATGCTGGTGTCCTTCCTGGGCTACCAGGACACCACCACCCAGAAGTGGGTGGCGGGGGTCATCGGCATCTATGAAGGGAACTGAGTCGGGCCCGCGCCTCGTGTCCCGATGAAGGCACGCGGCGGCCGTCCTCCTCGGGGGCCGGTCGCCGCGTGGTTAATTTCCGCGGAAGGCCGCGCGCTACTTCGCAGGCAGCGCGCGGTGCTTCTCGAAGAGGGCCTGCTGACGGCTGACCAGCGGCACCTGCCGCCCCGCCAGCCACATGCCCACCGGCCGCGTGGCCGACTCCAGCGGGTCTCCGTTCCACAGCACCACGTCCGCCGTCGCTCCCGGGGCCAGCCGCCCCACCGGCAGG
This genomic interval from Myxococcus guangdongensis contains the following:
- a CDS encoding ligand-binding sensor domain-containing protein codes for the protein MTRGWRWAGALFMAGAMWTVAGCDSKSGDESQQDNPGMDDPGPPPERPGPSDGTDAGTPDGGGGEPTEPDAGTPPEPDAGTPTEPDAGTPDGGGGPTTPDPRADAEIPPLPSASGWRFYGADQGGPLTVYGVSADEAGNIWVAGGEEGLFLLKRGAERFVRYGMEDGLRPYGYMDDGSTPPGAKYLKVISVAGGKAGTVFVGYEGMPGKGSEHCENNWDGPSPDPARYKSGDADKVSLNGDGTLDVIHYDIFSGPNVVAAERRGREKLCNILRLRYDKHTNSIWFGGNHGFARGNAEFQGAPMCNGQLNCTGVFEHVHPHVNALDANGRVILLTDAYYGVAVDPGGDVWFGGSDRTTRFRYGTLGGNFWRAQTGSENDSSNKLDLWPDAKPEYSKPAERVPDNISGAVVANDGTVWLSSFSNGLVRIDANGAVLGHLSKGSGLVDKYLSALGKDPSDGSIWTGASWGGGLSRVKGGNITNHGLDVFGRRYGMSRVSDIQADASGGGRRMLVSFLGYQDTTTQKWVAGVIGIYEGN